Proteins co-encoded in one bacterium genomic window:
- a CDS encoding PorT family protein: MKKLAILVSLLLLASYTDAFALLRLGLKAGVNLANVTVDKGETDYQMKPGFIAGAMGEIPVSPGGALAVRTELLYVQKGAKFTQQSKDGKLLTDELVLAPFLVFRLPTPQITPFLQAGPEFGFNTLAKKDYDGTKDIGPHWKNNNFSINLGGGVMIPALGSDLTLDFRYNLGLVDMSLGQGDFKTKTNGIQLLLGYNFLRI; encoded by the coding sequence GTGAAGAAGCTTGCGATTCTCGTCTCCCTCCTGCTGCTGGCGTCGTATACCGATGCCTTCGCTCTCCTCCGCCTCGGACTTAAGGCCGGTGTCAATCTGGCCAACGTCACGGTGGACAAGGGCGAGACCGACTATCAAATGAAACCCGGATTCATCGCCGGAGCGATGGGCGAAATCCCCGTCAGTCCGGGCGGCGCGCTGGCCGTGCGAACCGAGCTCCTCTACGTGCAGAAGGGAGCCAAGTTCACCCAGCAGAGCAAGGACGGAAAACTTCTCACCGATGAACTGGTGCTCGCTCCGTTTCTGGTTTTTCGACTGCCCACGCCGCAGATCACGCCGTTTCTTCAGGCCGGACCGGAATTCGGTTTCAACACGCTGGCCAAAAAAGACTATGACGGCACGAAGGACATCGGCCCCCACTGGAAGAACAACAACTTCAGCATCAATCTCGGCGGCGGCGTGATGATTCCCGCGCTCGGCAGCGATCTCACGCTCGATTTCCGCTATAATCTGGGACTGGTGGACATGAGTCTGGGGCAGGGCG